Proteins from a single region of Pecten maximus unplaced genomic scaffold, xPecMax1.1, whole genome shotgun sequence:
- the LOC117320242 gene encoding uncharacterized protein LOC117320242, whose protein sequence is MKITMFKKDTDQSVPTGAGVNLRSILVFHLNRILELNHQSHLKYQFYLHNDYRFSAEDKMVKVDDLRQTSRLQCHSSDKSRWLEIEDIHVWFKHPDQKRTQTQRSHVDSMKDLPERKLTVKEMGRLSRYIGASYQTFFVELGCPVVVLEQKMAENREFSFRSLITKIFIYLLQYGRGCYIHKSRRCDVRAWIRSRNTV, encoded by the exons ATGAAAATTACTATGTTCAAGAAGGATACGGATCAATCAGTTCCAACAGGAGCCGGAGTTAACCTACGCAGCATTCTAGTATTTCATCTTAACAGGATTCTGGAATTGAATCACCAGAGTCATCTCAAGTACCAGTTCTACCTCCACAACGACTACCGTTTCTCGGCCGAGGACAAGATGGTGAAGGTAGACGATCTCCGACAGACATCACGCCTACAATGCCACAGCTCTGATAAGAGCCGATGGTTAGAAATAGAGGACATACACGTCTGGTTCAAACACCCAGACCAGAAG AGGACGCAGACCCAGAGGAGTCATGTCG aCTCGATGAAGGATCTACCGGAAAGAAAGTTGACAGTCAAAGAGATGGGTCGACTGTCCAGGTACATCGGCGCTTCATATCAGACTTTCTTTGTCGAGCTTGGCTGCCCTGTTGTAGTACTGGAACAGAAGATGGCAGAAAACCGTGAATTCTCTTTTAGATCTCTCATAACGAAGATCTTTAtttacctccttcaatacggACGCGGATGTTACATTCACAAGAGTCGCAGATGCGATGTCCGAGCATGGATTAGATCCAGAAACACTGTATAA